One window of the Candidatus Zixiibacteriota bacterium genome contains the following:
- the dnaN gene encoding DNA polymerase III subunit beta, producing the protein MKFNLSKSRLSGYLQSVLQVVPTKSTLPILSNILFEALEDKLKISATDLEVSITATFDCAVSKKGTAVLPGKMLFDIIKELPESELSFEGTASRVEIKVPNGNYRLACAAADDFPKLPQINTKKQINIDGADLVAMIKKTTFACSTDETRPALNGVLWSTKGDLMNMVATDGHRLAKVSIENKKLKGMSEDIIIPPKVLNIIPRFVSESDGEIGIIFGENNIIFNLGDIVLTSRLIEGPYPNYEQVIPSNNDKKLVMSKEELGGAVRRVSILSNSLTHQVKFTIKGNAVTVSTTNADVGGEAKETLTCDFTGEGVELGYNANYVTEILSKIDGEEVIFELSSPVSAGIVYSPAVPRENFLCLIMPLRLAD; encoded by the coding sequence ATGAAATTCAATCTTTCAAAATCCAGACTCAGCGGATATCTCCAATCTGTTTTGCAGGTTGTTCCCACCAAATCGACTCTACCTATTCTGTCCAATATTCTTTTTGAAGCTCTGGAAGATAAATTGAAAATATCCGCGACCGATCTCGAGGTCTCCATAACCGCGACTTTCGACTGTGCGGTGAGCAAAAAAGGAACCGCGGTTCTTCCGGGTAAAATGCTTTTTGATATTATAAAAGAATTACCGGAATCGGAATTATCCTTCGAGGGTACCGCCAGCCGGGTGGAGATCAAGGTTCCCAATGGAAATTATCGCCTCGCCTGCGCCGCCGCCGACGATTTCCCCAAACTGCCGCAGATTAACACCAAGAAACAGATTAATATTGATGGCGCCGATCTGGTGGCGATGATAAAAAAGACGACCTTTGCCTGTTCCACCGATGAGACTCGTCCGGCGCTTAACGGTGTTCTCTGGTCGACCAAGGGGGACTTGATGAATATGGTGGCCACTGACGGGCATCGACTGGCGAAAGTATCGATCGAAAACAAGAAATTGAAAGGGATGTCGGAAGATATAATCATTCCCCCCAAGGTCTTGAATATTATTCCGAGGTTTGTCAGTGAATCGGACGGGGAAATTGGGATAATTTTCGGTGAGAATAATATAATTTTCAACCTCGGCGATATTGTTCTGACCTCCCGCCTGATTGAAGGACCATATCCCAATTATGAGCAGGTTATCCCATCGAACAACGATAAGAAACTGGTGATGTCCAAAGAAGAACTGGGGGGAGCGGTCCGGCGCGTTTCCATACTTTCCAATTCGCTGACGCATCAGGTCAAGTTCACCATTAAGGGAAACGCTGTTACGGTTTCGACCACCAATGCCGATGTCGGCGGGGAAGCCAAAGAGACTCTGACCTGTGATTTCACCGGCGAAGGGGTCGAACTGGGGTATAACGCCAATTATGTCACCGAGATACTGAGCAAGATTGACGGCGAAGAGGTTATATTTGAACTATCGAGCCCGGTTTCAGCGGGCATTGTCTATTCGCCGGCGGTTCCGAGGGAGAATTTCCTTTGCCTGATAATGCCGCTCAGGCTGGCGGACTAA
- a CDS encoding hypothetical protein (Evidence 5 : Unknown function), with translation MPDNAAQAGGLKIIGRVVEAKGSPAFLSHAGSIIKSCIIPQFQIVIGGI, from the coding sequence TTGCCTGATAATGCCGCTCAGGCTGGCGGACTAAAAATAATCGGCCGGGTTGTCGAAGCAAAGGGTAGCCCGGCCTTTTTGTCGCATGCAGGTTCAATCATTAAATCTTGTATCATTCCGCAATTTCAAATCGTCATCGGCGGCATTTGA
- a CDS encoding putative DNA replication and repair protein RecF (Evidence 3 : Putative function from multiple computational evidences), whose protein sequence is MQVQSLNLVSFRNFKSSSAAFDPGINVFHGRNGAGKSNLLEAIFVLLLGRSMRGAPDAVMVKEGAGVYRLEGEVELDGRNHSLAVAYQDGGRKKITIDKVTARTSELFERCCVVSTAPLDIEIPAGAPSKRRDFLNIYLSQASKRYLALLTDYHKVLEQKNSFLKQDTEGLETPYNDLLLKFGSDLMLERLSFLLSVGERASWHYEQISGGQKLAVTYAPSVQLGEQDTTAEKIETKFREKLTRYKDRERILQTALVGPHRDDIDFRIGGYPARTHGSQGELRTAAVALKLAVFEYLKEVRKITPILLLDEIFAELDNGRKEKLIESFGEFGQLFLTTASEIPPRLLESGRKFIISDGSVTGEK, encoded by the coding sequence ATGCAGGTTCAATCATTAAATCTTGTATCATTCCGCAATTTCAAATCGTCATCGGCGGCATTTGATCCGGGAATCAATGTTTTCCACGGCCGGAATGGCGCGGGAAAAAGCAATCTTCTCGAGGCGATTTTTGTTCTCCTTTTGGGGCGATCGATGCGGGGCGCGCCCGACGCCGTAATGGTCAAAGAGGGAGCGGGCGTGTACCGTCTGGAAGGAGAGGTCGAACTCGACGGCCGCAATCATTCTCTGGCGGTGGCTTATCAGGACGGCGGGCGGAAGAAAATAACGATTGATAAGGTGACGGCCCGCACCTCGGAACTATTCGAGCGATGCTGTGTGGTCTCGACCGCTCCTCTTGATATAGAGATTCCGGCCGGGGCACCGTCGAAGAGAAGGGATTTCCTTAATATATATCTTTCGCAGGCGTCCAAAAGATACCTGGCGCTTCTCACCGATTATCATAAGGTTCTGGAACAGAAAAATTCCTTTCTCAAACAGGACACGGAAGGATTGGAGACCCCGTATAATGACCTGCTTCTCAAATTCGGCTCGGATTTGATGCTGGAGCGCCTTTCATTTTTACTTTCTGTCGGAGAGCGGGCCTCGTGGCACTACGAGCAGATTTCCGGGGGGCAAAAACTGGCCGTGACCTATGCTCCGTCGGTGCAACTCGGCGAGCAGGATACGACTGCAGAAAAGATTGAAACGAAATTCCGGGAAAAACTGACCAGATATAAGGATCGGGAAAGGATTCTGCAGACGGCGCTGGTAGGGCCGCACCGTGACGATATCGATTTCCGGATCGGCGGCTATCCAGCCCGCACTCATGGTTCTCAGGGGGAACTCCGGACCGCCGCGGTGGCGCTCAAACTGGCGGTCTTCGAATATCTCAAGGAGGTACGAAAAATTACCCCTATCCTGCTTCTGGATGAAATATTCGCGGAACTTGATAATGGTCGAAAAGAAAAATTGATTGAATCATTCGGGGAATTCGGACAATTGTTTTTGACCACGGCTTCCGAAATTCCGCCTCGATTGCTGGAAAGCGGAAGAAAATTTATTATCAGCGACGGCTCAGTAACTGGAGAGAAATAA
- the malK gene encoding Trehalose/maltose import ATP-binding protein MalK — translation MPTLKISSLSKNFSGKKILDNLNFETSDGELVVVLGPSGCGKSTLLRLISGLEEPDTGEIHIGEKQIDRLPPQKRNVALVFQNYALYPHMTVAQNLAFPLKVAKFDRAEINNRVKQTAELIGLGDRLKSRPAELSGGQRQRVALGRAIIRKPDLFLLDEPLSNLDADLRARMRREIVELQKRLGTTTIYVTHDQVEALTMADRLIVLESGRIRQIGTPEEVYNHPVDTFVASFLGTPKINLIDGIIVDNKIKPFDWPASILPAGFTAEKFIIGIRPEDIIISPEGQYSGTVRSVEYLGDRMIVSIQYEGLVLTASSGAKQLTAQNSIRFGIMSEKLLFFPDRSRAD, via the coding sequence ATGCCGACCCTCAAAATATCTTCTCTTTCCAAAAACTTTTCCGGGAAGAAAATACTCGATAATCTTAATTTCGAGACTTCCGATGGCGAACTGGTGGTCGTGCTGGGGCCATCGGGCTGCGGCAAGTCAACCCTCCTACGGCTCATTTCCGGGCTCGAGGAGCCGGATACCGGTGAGATTCATATTGGAGAAAAGCAGATAGACCGTCTCCCCCCGCAGAAACGGAATGTCGCGCTCGTCTTTCAAAATTACGCCCTGTATCCGCATATGACGGTGGCGCAGAACCTAGCCTTTCCCCTGAAGGTGGCCAAATTTGACCGAGCCGAAATCAATAACCGGGTTAAGCAGACGGCGGAGTTGATCGGATTGGGCGACCGCCTTAAATCCCGTCCGGCGGAACTCTCCGGCGGACAGCGCCAGCGGGTGGCGCTGGGGCGGGCCATTATCCGTAAACCGGATTTGTTCCTGCTCGATGAGCCGCTCTCAAATCTCGACGCCGACCTGCGGGCGCGGATGCGGCGCGAAATTGTCGAATTGCAGAAACGGCTGGGGACGACCACTATCTATGTCACCCATGATCAGGTGGAAGCGCTCACCATGGCCGACCGGTTAATTGTCCTGGAATCGGGCCGAATCAGACAAATCGGAACGCCGGAGGAAGTGTACAACCATCCGGTGGATACATTTGTGGCCTCGTTTCTGGGAACGCCCAAGATAAATCTGATCGACGGGATAATTGTCGATAACAAAATCAAGCCGTTTGACTGGCCGGCATCGATTCTTCCGGCGGGGTTCACGGCCGAAAAGTTCATCATTGGTATCCGCCCGGAGGATATAATTATTTCGCCGGAGGGGCAATATTCGGGGACGGTCAGGAGTGTTGAATATCTGGGGGATCGGATGATTGTATCGATTCAATATGAAGGTTTGGTACTGACCGCTTCATCCGGGGCGAAACAACTTACGGCTCAGAACAGCATAAGATTTGGCATCATGTCAGAAAAATTA